Proteins encoded within one genomic window of Halodesulfurarchaeum formicicum:
- a CDS encoding PD-(D/E)XK nuclease family protein has product MTETTSEAHLQEIEELLADVDRPPATTLDILGEAKRERYWEDLLVYFLNPSNPHGFNADVLAAFLQALSEHEGTSLPPLRHELEQVEVQSQVPTGDGPFDIFLWSKDAWYVVIELKVAAAETGTQTRRYAQAPKLGELVVNQHEGASEYVYLAPRSAGSSTSEKFVDVSWEYLIPYLEEVLRTSYGQYPSKSHAQLADYLDTIKQTLNMDEFTTISEETKLYTDYADTINRLIEAYEDDRAKIFNHLQTVFLDELESPREGWVVNNSPKRYINFAKNDWGNVAGSVRIEYEPHVHLNRDHPEIRLRLDIENTGKQEIRKEFNEKLDEAERDALRNADWEFVDGSYAYLTKSVPLDVDQPVDSIHHAIQNLNELRAMVEPYIDEIVAKYQNSAD; this is encoded by the coding sequence GTGACTGAGACTACATCGGAAGCACATCTCCAAGAAATTGAGGAGTTGCTTGCCGATGTTGACCGACCACCAGCAACGACATTAGATATTCTCGGGGAAGCCAAACGCGAACGATACTGGGAAGACCTTTTGGTCTACTTTCTCAATCCGAGCAATCCCCATGGGTTCAATGCAGATGTATTGGCGGCCTTCTTGCAGGCCCTCTCTGAACACGAAGGGACATCGCTTCCACCTCTACGGCATGAGCTCGAACAGGTCGAGGTTCAATCACAGGTCCCAACGGGCGATGGGCCGTTTGATATCTTCCTATGGAGTAAGGATGCGTGGTACGTCGTTATCGAGTTGAAAGTCGCTGCGGCTGAAACAGGGACCCAAACAAGACGATATGCCCAAGCACCCAAGCTTGGCGAGCTCGTGGTGAACCAACACGAAGGAGCGAGTGAGTATGTGTACCTTGCTCCTAGAAGCGCAGGCTCATCGACATCCGAGAAGTTCGTCGATGTGTCATGGGAATACCTCATCCCCTATCTTGAAGAGGTCCTGAGGACGAGTTATGGCCAATATCCGTCGAAAAGTCACGCGCAGCTTGCGGATTACCTCGACACGATAAAGCAGACACTCAACATGGACGAGTTCACCACTATCTCGGAAGAAACGAAACTATACACTGATTACGCCGACACAATCAATCGCCTCATTGAGGCCTACGAAGATGATAGAGCCAAGATCTTCAATCACCTTCAGACGGTATTTCTGGACGAGTTAGAGAGCCCCCGAGAGGGGTGGGTCGTTAACAACAGTCCGAAGCGATACATCAACTTCGCCAAAAATGACTGGGGCAACGTGGCTGGTAGTGTGCGAATCGAATATGAACCCCATGTCCATCTCAACCGCGATCATCCAGAAATTCGCCTCCGCCTCGATATCGAAAATACAGGAAAACAGGAGATACGGAAGGAGTTTAATGAAAAACTGGATGAAGCAGAACGCGATGCACTAAGAAACGCTGACTGGGAATTTGTTGATGGTAGCTATGCCTATCTCACCAAATCAGTTCCGTTGGATGTGGACCAGCCAGTGGACTCTATTCATCATGCTATTCAGAATCTCAACGAACTTCGAGCGATGGTTGAGCCCTATATTGACGAAATCGTAGCTAAGTATCAGAACAGCGCAGACTAA
- a CDS encoding HEAT repeat domain-containing protein has product MGGDWASEMAKKMEQEYGVARDRALQITNRVRKLVANPDIEALKETGLLNEEITNASIQDLIAELNEQDKRTIEGRWNALAKERGIYDIVGADALLYDPGQGGLDPDKELVSDDGESLTIQEAMITAWREEILIEAIPRGIRLGNTEFRTEDSSQMSLSQIEDGFDQEGLSEQLSRDLRSSQLEVDGDLLALKDVDFSLEAPRQDRVIAIAAARRHILEHCGASRDDILEALEPEKNYPLGIHGAQARSKGFEYEFRRRWWADLVAPGLRSLPDIREPAHDSGIWLSNEALTGGVESETTVETILNEGYVFELTHQTDDDQKTHLVTHFEPDRPSMTPLKGPPAFWFETVENEERFSVRLPEIEALHPVPYESLADPLAGAAFAAVRKQLEDDVASVDEELLRKMLTDVVADATSVDRREALRLAMITVKHRDGTRRFAVDATFALLADEPSALDRAALQALHDAATDEPAVLKEHVGDLAVYASQDSMCQAAATHGLMELAEADPASVLDAVPALEAAATAETEATQSYAVYALSCVAEAYPEEAFSAIAALIEVMQSENETTQTNALAALGKIASNYPDAAEPIVDELVTVLDADAKRVRNNAVGLLGDLAQAHPAVVIEYADRIAARLEDNNIQARVNASIALQRAGEADPAAIRAQQDQIEAALQDPSPEVRANVCSLIGNANVSVPIETLEEVAENDLDETVRDRAAWAISRLR; this is encoded by the coding sequence ATGGGAGGTGACTGGGCTAGTGAGATGGCGAAGAAAATGGAGCAGGAGTACGGAGTGGCCCGAGACCGAGCACTGCAAATAACTAATCGTGTTCGAAAGCTGGTCGCCAATCCTGATATCGAAGCGCTGAAAGAAACAGGATTGCTAAACGAAGAAATCACCAATGCGTCAATTCAAGATCTGATTGCGGAGCTGAACGAACAAGACAAGAGAACGATTGAGGGTCGCTGGAACGCCCTTGCGAAGGAGCGTGGGATCTATGATATCGTCGGGGCTGATGCACTTCTCTATGACCCAGGGCAAGGCGGCCTCGATCCAGACAAAGAACTGGTTTCTGACGACGGAGAATCTCTCACAATACAAGAAGCGATGATTACCGCCTGGAGAGAAGAGATACTGATTGAAGCAATCCCACGAGGTATTCGATTAGGTAATACCGAGTTCCGGACTGAAGATAGTAGCCAGATGTCACTCTCACAGATCGAAGATGGATTTGATCAAGAGGGATTAAGTGAGCAACTCAGCCGGGACTTGCGCAGTAGCCAGCTTGAGGTTGATGGGGACCTGCTCGCTCTAAAGGACGTCGATTTTTCCCTTGAAGCACCACGGCAGGACCGTGTAATCGCCATTGCCGCTGCACGACGGCATATCCTTGAACACTGTGGTGCCTCCCGTGATGATATCCTGGAAGCGTTGGAACCCGAGAAAAATTACCCGCTCGGAATCCACGGTGCGCAGGCCAGATCTAAGGGTTTCGAATATGAATTCCGGCGCCGATGGTGGGCGGATCTCGTTGCTCCCGGGTTGCGTTCGCTACCTGATATCCGTGAACCGGCCCACGACTCTGGGATTTGGCTTTCAAATGAAGCGCTGACGGGGGGGGTTGAATCCGAAACCACGGTCGAGACCATCCTGAATGAGGGGTACGTGTTCGAGCTCACACACCAGACGGACGACGACCAGAAGACACATCTCGTCACGCATTTCGAACCGGACCGCCCGTCGATGACGCCGTTGAAGGGTCCACCAGCGTTCTGGTTCGAGACTGTCGAGAACGAAGAGCGATTCTCCGTTCGCCTCCCCGAGATTGAAGCGTTGCATCCTGTCCCGTACGAGAGTCTCGCTGACCCACTCGCGGGGGCTGCGTTCGCAGCGGTGCGAAAGCAACTCGAAGATGACGTTGCGTCGGTGGATGAGGAACTACTCCGGAAGATGCTGACTGATGTGGTGGCGGACGCGACAAGCGTGGATCGTCGTGAAGCGCTCCGCCTTGCGATGATCACGGTGAAACATCGGGACGGCACTCGAAGGTTCGCTGTCGATGCGACGTTCGCGTTGCTGGCTGACGAGCCGTCCGCGCTTGACCGAGCGGCGCTCCAAGCACTTCATGATGCTGCAACTGATGAGCCAGCGGTGCTGAAAGAGCACGTTGGAGACCTGGCGGTCTACGCGAGTCAGGACTCGATGTGCCAGGCAGCCGCGACGCACGGCTTGATGGAGTTGGCGGAAGCTGACCCGGCGAGCGTTCTCGACGCAGTTCCCGCCTTGGAAGCAGCGGCGACCGCGGAGACGGAGGCGACACAGAGTTACGCGGTGTACGCACTCTCCTGCGTCGCAGAAGCGTATCCTGAAGAGGCGTTCTCCGCGATTGCTGCCTTGATTGAGGTAATGCAGAGTGAGAATGAGACGACGCAGACGAACGCGTTAGCGGCGCTCGGGAAGATTGCGTCGAACTACCCGGACGCTGCGGAACCTATCGTGGACGAGCTAGTGACGGTACTGGACGCCGACGCGAAACGCGTTCGGAATAATGCGGTCGGGTTGCTCGGTGACCTCGCACAGGCACACCCGGCAGTGGTGATCGAGTACGCTGATCGGATTGCCGCGCGGTTGGAGGATAACAATATTCAGGCGCGTGTGAACGCGTCGATTGCGCTCCAGCGGGCAGGTGAAGCGGATCCTGCTGCGATTCGAGCCCAGCAGGACCAGATAGAGGCTGCGTTGCAGGATCCGAGTCCGGAAGTCCGGGCGAACGTGTGCTCGCTTATCGGGAATGCGAACGTGAGCGTGCCTATCGAGACGCTTGAAGAAGTGGCAGAGAACGATTTAGATGAGACAGTGCGAGACCGAGCGGCATGGGCGATCTCACGCCTAAGATGA
- a CDS encoding CRISPR-associated endoribonuclease Cas6 has product MRIELALDALADAAYDSSAHHKIRGRIWRALEHKEKYTKLHNTSHGVGFAFSNIFPWGEIVKGDRRYIRIASPRREVLDDLIDHFGRNRAFEVGQMRFKIADITGHAPQVGEAGSTGLMDTGTGVFCAIGRQLAEEHGLDTSEIEEGVSETKMYWRPKHGMEPLQAAIKRSLQQTHEQFGDDYYPGPMEVEDPLFTEFEPIKDDVTYSIKFQPATAVDRTVILSKWRLGYRVRDETHRYHLNLALDAGIGQRREHGFGFLNLREQNPPRVNST; this is encoded by the coding sequence ATGCGAATAGAGCTAGCTCTGGACGCTCTCGCGGATGCTGCGTACGATTCTTCAGCCCACCATAAGATACGAGGTCGCATCTGGCGGGCTTTGGAGCACAAAGAAAAGTACACTAAGTTGCATAACACGAGCCACGGTGTCGGATTCGCTTTCTCGAATATCTTTCCGTGGGGGGAAATTGTCAAAGGTGATCGGAGATACATCCGGATAGCATCCCCCCGACGTGAGGTGCTGGATGATCTAATTGATCACTTCGGGCGAAATCGAGCGTTCGAGGTGGGTCAGATGCGATTCAAAATTGCGGACATCACAGGCCACGCTCCACAGGTTGGTGAAGCGGGGTCAACTGGTCTCATGGACACTGGGACAGGCGTGTTTTGTGCGATCGGCCGGCAACTGGCCGAAGAACACGGTCTCGATACATCGGAAATCGAGGAGGGAGTGTCAGAGACCAAGATGTACTGGCGACCGAAGCACGGGATGGAGCCACTTCAAGCGGCGATCAAACGCTCCCTCCAGCAGACACACGAACAGTTCGGCGACGACTATTACCCTGGTCCAATGGAAGTCGAAGACCCCCTGTTCACAGAATTCGAGCCGATAAAGGATGACGTCACTTACTCAATCAAGTTTCAGCCAGCCACAGCAGTCGACCGAACGGTTATCCTCTCCAAGTGGCGGCTAGGCTATCGAGTACGCGATGAAACCCATCGGTACCATCTGAACCTGGCTCTTGACGCTGGAATCGGCCAACGCCGCGAACATGGATTTGGCTTCCTCAACCTTCGTGAACAGAACCCACCACGGGTGAACTCAACATGA
- the cas8b gene encoding type I-B CRISPR-associated protein Cas8b/Csh1, which produces MSDRPTPEDFQDALDEYWHDRPPASLEDVMTLYGVMAVAESDGKLYKTPSELTPYIGEGRLITVFLDISEDGAEVVDVKQDTVREEHVEKLAYAHKTSGQGSKYSITQTGSADGNKVDTIVDTRYGTLGKLAGWATQDSIQKFIDEGEHPDTWILEKIQSVLGKKSDSLEEVANSIEELLPADESIPTVLTVRIQADASNLDSEDGVEKQWLWPGEINVLTEAMERYATANASDKNIKSGPPSVGYGKGYVSGNNDRVVGTPESPLEVFSVKHPDAQPGLRKEESWRNYPISDDVAMLFAKARNLIDRCVYRNGGMETYALPYFAGKMTGMKADALHLAIDSVDPDRQIGESTDPPMAQVTYNLLVNDDPEKRKLAEQELRFYTVTMPISDDKNIIAEEPAASVYWPNKLADALRETVEGPTLDPATGGFTPVDNWPLLSWDSPDKKSARWRAYALVTNHQFTDAVFGYRDEEGDDFRRIVDHRLLSGTPVEARTLFKEYLQRYGDESEDGDPPPQQIVAQQLVHLETLSRAGLLTGIDTPIELTKTTMTTETIDTSDIATIREQRLESFLNRPLFDEPTRKAATLAGVLVGQISWHQDNIRDVGRPLDSGTKGDQLTKNGLENALTAALEKAKVYAQDSEKSYHRDLLFPETVDRLLEETDSMPTGWDIDKSELQFCYVLGHAHGRRSMPVAYQLRAEDRTDSTETAAAESTTN; this is translated from the coding sequence ATGAGTGACAGGCCTACTCCAGAGGACTTCCAGGACGCCCTGGACGAGTACTGGCATGATCGTCCCCCAGCGAGCCTGGAAGATGTCATGACACTCTATGGTGTGATGGCTGTCGCAGAAAGTGACGGCAAACTGTATAAAACCCCAAGCGAATTAACACCGTATATTGGCGAAGGCCGGTTGATCACGGTATTCCTAGATATATCAGAAGATGGGGCGGAGGTTGTGGATGTCAAACAAGATACCGTTCGAGAAGAACACGTTGAAAAATTGGCGTACGCCCACAAAACATCCGGCCAAGGATCGAAATATAGTATTACCCAGACTGGTTCAGCCGACGGTAATAAAGTTGACACGATAGTAGACACGAGATATGGTACATTGGGGAAGCTCGCTGGTTGGGCAACACAGGACTCAATACAGAAATTCATCGATGAAGGAGAGCACCCAGATACTTGGATTCTCGAAAAAATTCAATCTGTTTTAGGGAAGAAGAGTGACTCATTAGAGGAAGTCGCTAATTCAATCGAAGAGTTACTACCTGCCGATGAATCTATTCCAACTGTACTAACAGTCCGGATTCAAGCTGACGCCTCGAATTTAGATTCTGAGGATGGTGTCGAAAAACAGTGGTTGTGGCCCGGAGAAATTAATGTACTGACCGAGGCCATGGAGCGGTACGCGACCGCAAACGCTTCGGATAAGAACATCAAGTCTGGACCCCCGTCTGTCGGATACGGGAAAGGGTATGTCTCAGGGAATAACGATCGCGTAGTCGGAACACCTGAAAGTCCCCTGGAGGTATTTTCTGTGAAGCACCCTGATGCACAGCCAGGATTGCGCAAAGAAGAGTCCTGGAGAAATTATCCGATCAGCGATGACGTAGCAATGCTGTTTGCGAAGGCTCGGAATCTTATTGACCGTTGTGTCTACCGAAATGGAGGAATGGAAACGTACGCTCTTCCATACTTTGCAGGCAAAATGACCGGCATGAAGGCGGACGCCCTGCACCTCGCGATCGATTCGGTCGATCCAGATCGTCAAATCGGGGAATCGACTGACCCGCCGATGGCACAGGTCACGTACAATCTCCTCGTAAACGATGACCCGGAAAAACGGAAATTGGCTGAGCAGGAGCTGCGGTTCTATACGGTTACTATGCCGATCAGCGATGACAAGAATATCATCGCTGAAGAGCCAGCAGCTTCCGTGTATTGGCCAAACAAGCTCGCAGATGCACTTCGAGAGACGGTCGAAGGGCCCACGCTAGATCCAGCAACCGGTGGATTCACTCCTGTCGACAATTGGCCTTTGCTGAGCTGGGACTCGCCGGACAAAAAGAGTGCTCGCTGGCGAGCGTATGCCCTCGTTACGAACCATCAATTCACTGACGCGGTGTTTGGCTACCGTGACGAAGAAGGAGACGACTTCCGTCGTATCGTTGACCATCGGCTTCTCTCGGGAACGCCGGTGGAGGCGAGAACACTATTCAAGGAATATCTCCAGAGGTACGGCGACGAATCGGAGGATGGCGACCCGCCACCTCAGCAAATTGTCGCCCAACAACTCGTTCACCTGGAAACACTCTCACGTGCAGGATTACTCACCGGCATCGACACGCCAATCGAACTGACAAAGACTACAATGACAACCGAGACAATTGACACAAGCGATATCGCGACGATACGCGAACAGCGGCTTGAGTCATTCCTCAACCGCCCGCTGTTTGACGAACCGACACGGAAAGCAGCCACCCTGGCAGGCGTTCTCGTCGGCCAGATAAGCTGGCATCAGGACAATATCCGGGATGTCGGCCGTCCGCTCGACTCTGGTACAAAGGGCGACCAACTCACGAAAAATGGTCTGGAGAACGCTCTGACTGCAGCGCTAGAAAAAGCCAAAGTCTACGCACAGGATTCCGAGAAGAGTTATCACCGAGACTTGCTCTTTCCGGAGACCGTCGACCGGTTACTGGAGGAAACAGATTCGATGCCAACAGGCTGGGACATTGACAAGTCTGAGCTCCAATTCTGTTACGTACTGGGCCACGCCCACGGGCGGCGGTCGATGCCCGTTGCGTATCAGCTCCGCGCTGAGGATAGAACCGACTCCACAGAGACCGCTGCGGCGGAGAGTACTACCAACTGA
- the cas7b gene encoding type I-B CRISPR-associated protein Cas7/Csh2 translates to MTNPNRSELLFVYDAQDCNPNGNPIGDNRPRRDPDTGQGIITDVRLKRYLRDQLLDDGYDIYVKTVDGESKTRTTLIKDILDMVGDADEIEEVEDLGSDFLEAATDVRYFGATLSFEASDVEEDEAFREGLNDVLPNHYQGPVQFLPAKSLNEVEENEEYDSLTSVISTGEENRQGGFDLDDKRIKYGIYPFWGLVDNNGAKSTNLSQEDVERLDTLCWRALKNQTTSRSKLGQEPRLYLRVEYKEGNYHVGGLHEMLDLSDEGSDTLRSVNDVVVDASDLVDALENASDRIKTIHGVGDDRLTLKVDGESLSGEEFLDYLDDEGHTVHRIDVIEERDLAA, encoded by the coding sequence ATGACGAATCCCAACCGCTCCGAACTGTTGTTCGTATACGACGCACAGGACTGCAACCCCAACGGCAACCCGATCGGGGACAATCGACCACGACGTGACCCAGACACTGGCCAAGGAATTATCACCGACGTCCGCCTCAAACGGTACCTTCGCGACCAGTTGCTGGACGATGGCTACGACATCTACGTGAAGACAGTCGATGGAGAATCCAAGACCCGCACCACGCTGATTAAAGACATCCTCGATATGGTTGGCGACGCTGACGAGATTGAGGAGGTAGAAGATCTCGGATCGGACTTTCTTGAGGCTGCAACGGACGTCCGCTACTTCGGAGCGACACTCAGCTTTGAAGCCAGTGACGTCGAGGAAGACGAAGCTTTCAGAGAAGGTTTGAACGACGTCCTGCCGAATCACTACCAGGGCCCAGTTCAGTTCCTCCCTGCGAAATCCCTGAACGAAGTCGAAGAGAACGAGGAGTACGACTCACTCACGAGCGTCATCTCCACGGGTGAGGAGAATCGTCAAGGTGGCTTCGACCTCGACGACAAGCGCATCAAATACGGAATCTACCCCTTCTGGGGATTAGTTGACAACAACGGAGCTAAATCGACTAACCTCTCACAAGAGGACGTCGAACGACTCGACACACTTTGTTGGCGAGCGCTGAAAAACCAGACAACCTCTCGATCTAAGCTCGGTCAAGAGCCGCGGCTGTACCTCCGTGTCGAATACAAGGAGGGGAACTACCACGTGGGCGGCCTCCACGAGATGCTTGATCTCAGCGACGAGGGTTCCGACACCCTCCGGTCGGTTAATGACGTCGTCGTTGACGCTTCAGACCTAGTCGATGCGCTCGAAAACGCGAGTGACCGCATCAAAACGATCCACGGGGTTGGGGACGATCGGCTTACCCTCAAGGTGGATGGTGAGTCACTGTCGGGTGAGGAATTCCTCGACTACCTTGATGACGAGGGGCACACCGTCCACCGGATCGACGTCATCGAAGAACGAGATTTGGCAGCCTAA
- the cas5b gene encoding type I-B CRISPR-associated protein Cas5b: MSPQIAEDGVPDHCLSFTVQSTWGHFKRVGRSVTKQTYRIPPRTTVAGMLAAIVGADRDSYYDVFGADNAAIAITPVSDLRTVNIPTVGVGTDPGQSVAKTAGNHYSEYTLTYQDTTEARQLHGYEVLADPAYRIDVALEDEAFYDDLRDHLNAGTAIYPPSLGKSEYLATIKDVQLNQTPVRVEANNLIDVDSVVPGSLADAVPQGGVTYGVERSPAVMEKSGGGRKTTRFDDYVYTQKADNTVRINANTELVPVEVGSRTVVFR; this comes from the coding sequence ATGTCACCACAGATTGCCGAGGACGGTGTTCCAGATCACTGTCTGTCGTTTACCGTCCAGTCTACCTGGGGCCACTTCAAGCGGGTCGGCCGAAGCGTAACCAAGCAAACCTACCGAATCCCTCCCCGGACCACGGTCGCCGGTATGTTGGCAGCCATCGTCGGTGCTGACAGAGACTCATACTACGACGTTTTTGGAGCCGACAACGCTGCTATCGCAATCACGCCAGTCTCAGACCTTCGAACGGTGAACATCCCGACAGTTGGAGTGGGAACAGACCCAGGCCAAAGCGTTGCAAAAACAGCAGGGAATCACTACAGTGAATACACACTAACCTATCAGGATACGACCGAAGCTCGGCAGCTCCACGGATACGAAGTGCTCGCCGACCCAGCCTACCGAATTGACGTCGCCCTCGAAGATGAAGCATTCTATGACGACCTCCGGGATCATCTGAATGCGGGAACCGCCATCTATCCACCCAGCCTGGGCAAGTCCGAGTACCTGGCGACAATCAAGGACGTGCAACTGAACCAAACACCGGTCCGTGTTGAAGCGAATAACCTCATCGATGTCGATTCCGTCGTTCCAGGCTCACTAGCCGACGCTGTTCCTCAGGGTGGTGTTACCTACGGCGTGGAGCGGTCTCCCGCCGTGATGGAAAAGTCCGGAGGTGGACGAAAGACGACTCGGTTCGACGACTACGTGTACACACAGAAGGCGGATAACACAGTCCGAATCAATGCCAATACAGAGTTAGTTCCGGTTGAAGTCGGATCTCGAACGGTCGTGTTCCGTTGA